GTCGCGCCATAGAGAGCGACGTTGCCAAGAATCACATGCTTCCCGCTGTCCTTCGCCGCCAGACCACGCGCTCGAATCACGAGCTCGCCACCCGACAGGCCCTTCCCGACGAAATCGTTCGCCTGTCCATCGAGTACCAGCTTCATCCCATCCACCGTGAACGCGCCAAACGACTGTCCAGCCGTTCCCGTCAGGTTGAACGTAATATCCGCCGCAAGCTCTCCCTGCGCTCGACGCAGCGCCAGCTCTCCCGCCAACCGAGAACCCACCGCACGATCAGAGTTAGCAATCTTCGAGTCCACAACAAAAGGCTCTCCAGCATCCGTCGCCGTCATCGCCGGCCCAACCCAGGGCTCATCGAGCGGTGGCCCCGCCACCGGCTGCGTATTCCGCACGCCCATAAACCGGCTCGGCCCATCCGACACCTTCGCCAACATCGGCTGCAGATCAAGATTCCCATCGAACCGAACCTGCTCCAACAGATCCGAGCGCCCAATCGCCGCCTCCATCGAAGGAAGTCCATACCGAGCTAACAGATGCTGCAGATCCCCCGAAAGCTGCTCGAAGAACCGCACCACATGCTCCGGCTTTCCACGGAACTTCGCCCGCAGCTCCGGCTTCTGTGTCGCAATCCCCGTCGGACAAGTATTCAAATGACACTGCCGCGCCATGTCGCAGCCCAGCACCACCAGCACCGCCGTCCCGAACGCATACTCATCCGCGCCCAGCAGCGCCGCAATCAAAATATCCCGCGCCGTAGCCAGCCCGCCGTCGGTGCGCAGCCTCACGCGTCCGCGCATGCCGTTCTGCATCAGCACCTGCTGCGCCTCAGCAAGCCCCAGCTCCCACGGATTCCCCGCATACTTGATGCTCGAAAGCGCAGCCGCACCAGTCCCGCCAGTGTTCCCAGCGATCACGATGTAATCCGCATAAGCCTTCGCCACACCAGCAGCCACCGTACCCACGCCACAACCCGACACCAGCTTCACCCCAATCGCAGCCTTCGGGTTCACGCGCTTCAAGTCATAGATCAGCTGCGCCAAGTCCTCGATCGAGTAAATATCATGGTGCGGCGGCGGCGAGATCAGCGCCACTCCCGGCTGCGCATGACGCAACCGCGCAATCAGCCCGCTCACCTTGTGCCCAGGCAACTGTCCACCCTCGCCTGGCTTCGCACCCTGCGCCACCTTGATCTCAATCTCCTCCGCATGCACGAGATACTCCGCCGTCACGCCAAACCGTCCCGACGCAATTTGCTTGATCTTGTTGTTCAGCGACACATGCACCGCGGGCGCTTCCACTGCGGCCTCGGCCACCGCCGCTCCTCCACCCGACCGCGCAGCAAGGCTCATCCCTCCGCCTGCATCGACCCTCTCCGCGCCCTCAGGATGCACCCGATAAACCGCAGAATCCTCCCCACCCTCGCCAGTATTCGACCGGCCGCCCAGCATATTCATCGCAGCCGTAATCGTCTGGTGAGCCTCCGGGCTCAAAGACCCTAGCGACATCGCACTAGCCACAAACCGCTTGCACAGACTCGCAGGCGTCTCCACATCACTCAACGCCAGCTCAGGCCCCGCCGGACGAATCTCCAACAGATCCCGCAACACCGCAGGATCACGCGCAATTACATCCCGCGTATAGATCGCAAATGCACCCGCGGGGTCCGTAGGCTGCGGAACATTCCGCGCACTCCCCACCACCGACTGCAACGCCTTCACCGTAGGCGGCTGCCACGCATGCGGCTCCGAAACATCAGCCTTCCGGAATCGCACCCACCCATAGTCCGGCAGCTCTGCCGAAGCTGCAGCCACAGACTCACCCGGAGTCCACGTCTGTCGCAGCTGCCGCTCCACCTCCGCAAATCCGACACCGGACAACGGAGCCGGCGTCCCAAAGAAGCATCGCGCCACCACACTCGAGTGCAACCCGAGAATGTCGAACAGATGGGCCCCACGGTAGCTGTCCACCACCGAGATCCCCATCTTCGACATCACCTTCGCCAGCCCGGCATCGAGCGACTTCATCATCTTCCGCTCAGCATCCGCCGCGTCAGTACCCGCAGGCGCAAGACTCCTGCCCGTCTCCAGTGCAAGCCACGGACAGACTGCTCCAGCGCCATAACCAATCAGCACCGCAGCATGATGAATATCCCTGCAGTCTCCCGCCTCAACAGCAAGCCCAGCGAGCGTACGCAACCCCGCATCCACCAGCGCATGATGTACCGCACCCGTAGCCATCGCCATCGGAATCGGCAGCCTCTCCGCACTCGCACTGCGATCAGACAGCAGCAGAATACGAGCCCCCTCCCGCACCAGCTTGATCGCCTGCATGCACAGCTCGTCGATCCCCTGCGTCAGCGTTTTCTCCGCACCAAACACCGCCTGCAACTCCGCAAGCTTCAACTCTTCCCGATGCGGATACTCACCCTTCCGCAGCGCCTCCACCTGCCCCAGCGTCAGAAACGGAGAAGGCAGCGAAACTCCGGGCAGCGGCGCATTTTTATCCAGCATGTGAGGCCACGGCCCAAGCCGCGTATGCAGCGACACCACGCAGGACTCGCGCAGCGAATCAATCGGCGGATTGGTCACCTGCGCAAACCTCTGTCGAAAGTACGCATATATCGGACGCGGCGACCGGGCAAGAAACGCCAGCGGCGTATCGTCCCCCATCGAATACACAGCGTCCTTCCCCTCCAGCGCCATCGGCTGCAGAATCATCTTCACGTCTTCACGCGTATAGCCAAACCCACGCTGCACCGCAGCCAGCGCTGCCAAATCCACCACTGGCGCCTCAGCCGCAATCAGAGGACTATCTTCCACCAGCTTGGCGTACGTCGCTCCCACGTCGAACAGCTCCAGCAGCTCCTCATCCTCATAAACCTTGTGCTTCTCCAGATCCACCAGAAGCATCTGCCCCGGCCCCAGCCGTCCGCTATGCGTCACCTCTTCCGGATCGAGATCCACCAACCCCGCCTCCGACCCAGCAACCACCAGCCCCGCGCTCGTAATCGCAAATCGACAAGGCCGCAGCCCATTCCGATCCAACGCCGCACCCACAACACGCCCATCGCTGAACGCAAGCGCAGCCGGACCATCCCACGGCTCCGCGCAATCCGTGTGGTACCTCAAAAAAGAAGATTCATGATGCCCATCGGTCGCTGGCGGCAGCAGCATACGAACCGCCTCAGCCAGCGTCCTGCCATTCTGCGACAGCAGCTCCACCGCCTCGTCCAGACTCGTAGAGTCGGTCCCATCCTTCGTCAGCACCGGCTTGCACTCCACCGGCAGCGTCGAGTCGCGAGCATCCATCCGCGCCCGGTTTCCCCATACCGTATTGATCTCGCCGTTGTGCCCCAGCTTCCGCCCCGGTTGCGCGCGATGCCACGTCGGCAGCGTATTCGTCGCATAGCGCTGATGAAATACCGCGAACGGCGTAACGTAATCTTCCGAATCCAGATCCGGATAAAAATCCCGCAGGAAAACTCCCGTACACATCGCCTTATAAACAATCGTCTGTGACGATAGCGAGCATACGTACCCCGTAACGTCGCCCTGCTCATGCGCCCGCTCAAACTGCTTCCGCGCCAGATACAGCCGCCGCTCCATCGTCTCCGGCTCTGCATCTACACCGTCGACAATCAGCACCTGCCGAATCTTCGGCATCGTCTCCAGCGCCGTCTCCCCTAGGAACTCCGTCCGCACCGGAACATCGCGCCAACAAAGAATCTCGAAGTCATGCGAGAGCAGGCACCGTCCCAGGACCTCCTCGGCACGCGTCTCCGCTACCGGAATCAACAGCATCCCCACACCCAGCAGCTGCTTGTCGCCAATTTTGTTGTCGGTCGAGAGGTTCGCAGCCTTCACCAGCAGCGACCGCGGAACCGCGGTCATCACGCCCACTCCGTCGCTGCTCTTGCCATCAGCCGCCGTCGCCCCACGATGAGCCAGCCTGCCCAGCGCCGTCAGCGCCTGCTCCAGAATTACATGCGAAGGCAAAGCCTCTACCGAAGCCACAAATCCCACGCCACACGAGTCGTGGTCAAAACGCTCGTCAACTAATGACGGCGAAACCGAGGAAGACACACCCGCATCTCGGCGAGTTGGGTTCAAACTAGCTGCCAGGGACCGTTCCATGCTTCACTATACGTCGCACCCGGCACCAAAATCCCGGCTACAACCCTTCCTTTTTTGTGGAGCGCTCGTCAACGAAAAAGAAGACGAAGCAACGTGTGTATAAATATACACAGATAATGTATATTTATACAGATGGGCTCTATAACAAATTGAGCCACAATTGACGACTTAACTACGCGAACACAGGTACAACAAACTCATGAAACAACAGCGTCACGCCGTAATTCGAGAGTTGCTGGTAAAGACCGCGGTCACCAGCCAGGACGAGCTACGTCGAAAACTAGCCGGACGCGGATTTCATGTCACTCAAGCAACATTATCGCGCGATATCCATGAATTGAGATTAAATAAAGGACCGAACGGCTACTCTCTTCCCAACGGAAACGACTCCGACGAAGATGCACTCCCCGGCATCCGCGAGGTTCTCGAAAGCTTCGGCCTCGAGGTGCGCCAGGCCATCAACCTCCTCGTCCTCGTCACCACCACCGGAAGCGCTCAACCCATCGCCGCCGGCATCGACTATGAGGACTGGCCCGAGGTCGTAGGAACCATCGCAGGCGACGACACCGTCCTCATCATCTGCCCGGACGAAAAACAAGCAAACCTGTTAAAGACACGAATCGAAGGCTACCTTGGCTAACGCAACTTCTCACTCCACCATCACCGACCTCCTCGAACAACCCGCCGCCCGCACCACCGCGCCCCGCACTGCCATCGCCGGCATCGGCGGCTATGCAGGCGGCGAGCTCGCGCGCCTGCTCCTGCATCATCCCAGACTCCGCGGAACCGCACCCACGTTCCTCGGCCGCGCCGGCGAACCGGAGTCCACCACCCCGCACTCCCTCGAAGACATCCATCCCCAGCTTGCTGTCGCGGGCAAAGATCACGCCCACGAGATCCTCCCCTTCTCATGGGACCGCATCGTCGACTCCGGAACCGAAGTCCTCCTCCTCGCCACACCACACGAGCAGTCCCGTGAGTGGGTTCCCCAAGCCATCGAACGCGGCATCAAGGTCATCGACCTCAGCGGCGCATGGCGGCTCCAACACCACGCCAACCGCGACATCTACAAGCTGAAGGACACCAACGCCGATCACGCCGCACAGCTTCAATCAGAAGCCGTCTATGGCTGCCCCGAGCTGCATCGCGACGAGATTCGCAAAGCCCGTCTAGTCGCCAACCCCGGTTGCTACGCCACCTCGATCATCCTCGCCCTCGCGCCGCTCGTACAGGCTGGCCTCGTCGACCTCGACCACGGCATCATCTGCGACGCCAAATCGGGAGTCAGCGGCGCAGGCAAAGCACCCACATCCAAAACCCACTTCATGTACGCAGCCGACAATCTCTCCGCATACAACGTCTTCGGCCACCGCCATACGGGCGAGCTGCTCGAGCAGCTTCACATCACCTCGGATCAAATCCAGTTCACCCCGCATCTACTCCCCATACCACGCGGGATCCTGTCCACGATCTACCTTCGCCTCAAAACCAAAACCGAAGCCGCTGCCATCAGCACCGTGCTCCAGAACTTCTATCAACACAGCCCGCTGGTCCGGCTTCGCACCACGCCGCACCTGCCAGAGATACAACACATCGTTCGCACCAACTTCTGCGACCTCGGCTTTGCGCTCGCTCCCGACGGAAAGCGTCTCATCATGGTCTCCTGCCTCGACAATCTTCTCAAGGGAGCCTCCGGCCAGGCCGTTCAAAACCTCAACCTGATCTGCGGATGGAACGAAGAGGAGGGCTTGCTGTGAGATTTGTGGTCAAACTAGGCGGTGCCGCTCTCGAGGACAAGAAGATCCTCCACGCCTGCGGCAAAGCCATCGCCGACCTCGTCGCAGACGGAAACCAGGTCGCCGTCGTCCACGGTGGGGGCGTTCAGTTAACCCGCACCCTTGCCCTCATGGGCAAAAAGAGCGAGTTCATCTCCGGCCTCCGCATCACCGATGCCGAAACCCGTGACGCCGCACTCATGGTCCTCGCCGGCCGCGTCAACAAATCGCTCGTCGCCGCCATCGGCTCGCACGGCCAATCCGCCGTCGGCCTCTCCGGTGGCGACGGACACGTCTTCCGCGCACGCAAGAAAAAGACCAACCCCGACCTCGGCTTCGTAGGCGAGATCGCCGCCATGGACCCCAAGTGGCTCGAGGCCATCTGGGCCATGGGCGCAGTCCCCGTCATCTCCTCCATCGCCCTTGGTTTCGACGGTGAGTACTACAACATCAACGCCGACGAGATGGCCGCAGCTTGCGCCATCGGCACCAAAGCCGACACCCTCGTCTTCCTCACCGACGTCCCCGGCGTCAAAGGCGCAGACGGCAACGTCATGCGCTGGCTCACCCTCGCACAGATTCCCGCCATGGAGCAGGCGCAGGTCGTCTCAGGCGGTATGCTCCCCAAACTGAACGCCTGCCGCGACGCACTCACTCACGGCGTCAAGCGCGTACGCATTCTTCCCGCAGAAGCAGCATCTCTACTACCTGACCTCGTCTCCACACGGGTCAACGACGGAACGGAGGTCATGGTCGCATGAACGCAACACCCAACTTGCAATCCATCCAGGCAGCAGAAAAGAAACTGCTCCTCAACACCTACGAGCGCAACCCCATCCTCTTCGTCAGCGGCGAGGGCGTTCACCTGCGCGACGAGAACGGCAACGACTACCTCGACCTCCTCAGCGGCATCGGCGTCTGCGGGCTAGGCTACAACCACCCCGCCATCGAAGAGGCCATCGCGCACCAGTCGAAGCGCCTCATCCACACCTCAAACCTCTTCTTCCACCAGCACACCGCCGAACTCGCCCTTCACCTCACCGAGATCTCCGGCCTCGACCGCGCCTTCTTCACCAACAGCGGCACCGAAGCCTGGGAGGCCGCCCTCAAGCTGGCCCGCGCCCACTCCGGTCTCCTCCGCTCGAAGGGCCGCACCATCGGCACAAAGTTCCTAGCCCTCGACCACAGCTTCCACGGCCGCACCATGGGCTCCGTCGCGACCACCGCTAAGGACAAGTACCGCGAGCCCTTCATGCCCGTCATGCCCGGCGTCGACTTCGTCCGCTTCAACGACGTAGCCGACCTCCGCGCAAAGTTCTCCTCCGAAATATGCGCCATCTGCATCGAACCCATCCAGGGCGAAGGCGGAATCCATCCCGTCTCGCAGGAGTTCTTCGCAGCCGCACGCGAACTCTGCGACTCCACCGGCGCCCTCCTCATCGCCGACGAGATTCAGTCCGGCATGGGCCGCACCGGAAGATGGTTCGCCTACCAGCACTACAACATCCTCCCTGACGTAACCACCCTCGCCAAGCCCATCGCCAACGGCATCCCCATGGGCGCGATGCTCTGCACCAACGCCGCCGCCGAGGCCATCACCCCCGGCATGCACGGCACCACCTTCGGCGGCAATCCACTCGCATGCGCCGTAGCCATCGCTGTCATCGACACCATCAAACGCGACAACCTTCTCGCCCACATCAACGAAGTAGGCGCATACTTCCACGATCAACTCACGCAACTAGCCAAGCGCCACGACTGCATCACGGACGTTCGCGGTAAAGGCCTCATGCTCGGCATCGAAATCAACTCCGCCGACCTTGCCCAGCGCGTCGCCGCACAGATGCTAGAGCGCCGCATCATCATCAACCGCACCAGCGAGACAGTCCTCCGGCTCCTCCCGCCCTTCCTTCTGGAGCGTCAACACGTCGACACCGCCATCAAAGCCTTCGACGAGATCTTCACTGCAGCACTGGCCGGAGCAGTTCCGGCAGGAGACAAAGCCAATGGGTAGCAAAACCGTCATCATGAACTCGAAGTCCGAAGCCGAAGACTTCGTCCCCACGCGCCACGCCGCCCTCGGCATCCAGTCCGACACCGCCTTCAGCGAAGCCTCCAAGCGCCTCCACGGCCGCGACCTCTGCTCCATCGCCGACCTCACCGTCGAGGAGATGGCAGCCCTCATGGAGCTCGCTCACGCCGTCAAGAACAATCCCGAAGACTTCCGTCACGCCCTCGACGCGCGCCAGATGGTCATGTTCTTCGAGAAGGCCTCCCTCCGCACCCGCCTCACCTTCGAGACCGCCATCAACACCCTCGGCGGCAACGCCATCTTCGTCGACCAGACCCAGTCCCCCCTCGGCGAGCGCGAATCCCTCTCCGACATGGCCCACAACATCGAGCGCTGGATGGCAATCATGGTCCTCCGCACCTACGCCCACGACACCATCACCGAGATCGCCGCCTGCTCCAAGATCCCCGTCATCAACGCCCTCTCCGACCTCGAGCACCCCTGCCAAGCCATCGCCGACTTCTTCACCCTCGAAGAGCGCTTCGGCTCCGCAGAGGGCCTCCACTTCACCTACGTCGGCGACGGCAACAATGTCTGCCACTCCCTCATGCTCACCGCCGCACAGCTCGGCGCCCACTGCACCGTAGCCACGCCAAAGGGTTTCGCCCCTAAACTCGAAATCATCCACAAAGCCATCGAGATCGCCGAGACCACCGGCGGCAGCATCACCCTCATGCACGACCCCGTCAAAGCCGTCACCGGAGCCGACGCCGTCTACACCGACGTCTGCACCAGCATGGGCTTCGAGC
This Tunturibacter gelidoferens DNA region includes the following protein-coding sequences:
- the argF gene encoding ornithine carbamoyltransferase, with amino-acid sequence MGSKTVIMNSKSEAEDFVPTRHAALGIQSDTAFSEASKRLHGRDLCSIADLTVEEMAALMELAHAVKNNPEDFRHALDARQMVMFFEKASLRTRLTFETAINTLGGNAIFVDQTQSPLGERESLSDMAHNIERWMAIMVLRTYAHDTITEIAACSKIPVINALSDLEHPCQAIADFFTLEERFGSAEGLHFTYVGDGNNVCHSLMLTAAQLGAHCTVATPKGFAPKLEIIHKAIEIAETTGGSITLMHDPVKAVTGADAVYTDVCTSMGFEHEATKRAPIFKPYQVNEALMANAQADAVFMHCLPAHRNAEVTDAVLDGPQSVVFDQAENRMHAQKAILLMLLGGAKRTSNSRSRGIQPRKRS
- a CDS encoding arginine repressor gives rise to the protein MKQQRHAVIRELLVKTAVTSQDELRRKLAGRGFHVTQATLSRDIHELRLNKGPNGYSLPNGNDSDEDALPGIREVLESFGLEVRQAINLLVLVTTTGSAQPIAAGIDYEDWPEVVGTIAGDDTVLIICPDEKQANLLKTRIEGYLG
- the argB gene encoding acetylglutamate kinase, encoding MRFVVKLGGAALEDKKILHACGKAIADLVADGNQVAVVHGGGVQLTRTLALMGKKSEFISGLRITDAETRDAALMVLAGRVNKSLVAAIGSHGQSAVGLSGGDGHVFRARKKKTNPDLGFVGEIAAMDPKWLEAIWAMGAVPVISSIALGFDGEYYNINADEMAAACAIGTKADTLVFLTDVPGVKGADGNVMRWLTLAQIPAMEQAQVVSGGMLPKLNACRDALTHGVKRVRILPAEAASLLPDLVSTRVNDGTEVMVA
- a CDS encoding aspartate aminotransferase family protein; this translates as MNATPNLQSIQAAEKKLLLNTYERNPILFVSGEGVHLRDENGNDYLDLLSGIGVCGLGYNHPAIEEAIAHQSKRLIHTSNLFFHQHTAELALHLTEISGLDRAFFTNSGTEAWEAALKLARAHSGLLRSKGRTIGTKFLALDHSFHGRTMGSVATTAKDKYREPFMPVMPGVDFVRFNDVADLRAKFSSEICAICIEPIQGEGGIHPVSQEFFAAARELCDSTGALLIADEIQSGMGRTGRWFAYQHYNILPDVTTLAKPIANGIPMGAMLCTNAAAEAITPGMHGTTFGGNPLACAVAIAVIDTIKRDNLLAHINEVGAYFHDQLTQLAKRHDCITDVRGKGLMLGIEINSADLAQRVAAQMLERRIIINRTSETVLRLLPPFLLERQHVDTAIKAFDEIFTAALAGAVPAGDKANG
- a CDS encoding glutamate synthase-related protein, with product MERSLAASLNPTRRDAGVSSSVSPSLVDERFDHDSCGVGFVASVEALPSHVILEQALTALGRLAHRGATAADGKSSDGVGVMTAVPRSLLVKAANLSTDNKIGDKQLLGVGMLLIPVAETRAEEVLGRCLLSHDFEILCWRDVPVRTEFLGETALETMPKIRQVLIVDGVDAEPETMERRLYLARKQFERAHEQGDVTGYVCSLSSQTIVYKAMCTGVFLRDFYPDLDSEDYVTPFAVFHQRYATNTLPTWHRAQPGRKLGHNGEINTVWGNRARMDARDSTLPVECKPVLTKDGTDSTSLDEAVELLSQNGRTLAEAVRMLLPPATDGHHESSFLRYHTDCAEPWDGPAALAFSDGRVVGAALDRNGLRPCRFAITSAGLVVAGSEAGLVDLDPEEVTHSGRLGPGQMLLVDLEKHKVYEDEELLELFDVGATYAKLVEDSPLIAAEAPVVDLAALAAVQRGFGYTREDVKMILQPMALEGKDAVYSMGDDTPLAFLARSPRPIYAYFRQRFAQVTNPPIDSLRESCVVSLHTRLGPWPHMLDKNAPLPGVSLPSPFLTLGQVEALRKGEYPHREELKLAELQAVFGAEKTLTQGIDELCMQAIKLVREGARILLLSDRSASAERLPIPMAMATGAVHHALVDAGLRTLAGLAVEAGDCRDIHHAAVLIGYGAGAVCPWLALETGRSLAPAGTDAADAERKMMKSLDAGLAKVMSKMGISVVDSYRGAHLFDILGLHSSVVARCFFGTPAPLSGVGFAEVERQLRQTWTPGESVAAASAELPDYGWVRFRKADVSEPHAWQPPTVKALQSVVGSARNVPQPTDPAGAFAIYTRDVIARDPAVLRDLLEIRPAGPELALSDVETPASLCKRFVASAMSLGSLSPEAHQTITAAMNMLGGRSNTGEGGEDSAVYRVHPEGAERVDAGGGMSLAARSGGGAAVAEAAVEAPAVHVSLNNKIKQIASGRFGVTAEYLVHAEEIEIKVAQGAKPGEGGQLPGHKVSGLIARLRHAQPGVALISPPPHHDIYSIEDLAQLIYDLKRVNPKAAIGVKLVSGCGVGTVAAGVAKAYADYIVIAGNTGGTGAAALSSIKYAGNPWELGLAEAQQVLMQNGMRGRVRLRTDGGLATARDILIAALLGADEYAFGTAVLVVLGCDMARQCHLNTCPTGIATQKPELRAKFRGKPEHVVRFFEQLSGDLQHLLARYGLPSMEAAIGRSDLLEQVRFDGNLDLQPMLAKVSDGPSRFMGVRNTQPVAGPPLDEPWVGPAMTATDAGEPFVVDSKIANSDRAVGSRLAGELALRRAQGELAADITFNLTGTAGQSFGAFTVDGMKLVLDGQANDFVGKGLSGGELVIRARGLAAKDSGKHVILGNVALYGATSGRLFAAGRAGERFAVRNSGAIAVVEGVGDHGCEYMTGGVVAILGRVGINFGAGMTGGLAWVLDADGSFVSGLRYHPEFIDAEPFDVVGAEAQESLRALIAEHVKESGSGLGQAMLADWPARAAEFIRLTPRPQA
- the argC gene encoding N-acetyl-gamma-glutamyl-phosphate reductase, which gives rise to MTDLLEQPAARTTAPRTAIAGIGGYAGGELARLLLHHPRLRGTAPTFLGRAGEPESTTPHSLEDIHPQLAVAGKDHAHEILPFSWDRIVDSGTEVLLLATPHEQSREWVPQAIERGIKVIDLSGAWRLQHHANRDIYKLKDTNADHAAQLQSEAVYGCPELHRDEIRKARLVANPGCYATSIILALAPLVQAGLVDLDHGIICDAKSGVSGAGKAPTSKTHFMYAADNLSAYNVFGHRHTGELLEQLHITSDQIQFTPHLLPIPRGILSTIYLRLKTKTEAAAISTVLQNFYQHSPLVRLRTTPHLPEIQHIVRTNFCDLGFALAPDGKRLIMVSCLDNLLKGASGQAVQNLNLICGWNEEEGLL